CGGGCCGCAACCGGCCGCTCGCCCAACGCAGTGGCCACTCAAGCGGCGGCCGCCCCTTCCCCCAGGAACCACCGCGCGGACTACAGCTCCCAGAAGGCCGCGCGCAGGCTGCGCGAGAGCAGCCTCCGCGCGGACTACAACTCCCAGAAGGCCGCGCGATCCGAGAGGACTTCCGGACGCTGACGTCGGAGCCGCGCCGGGCCGGGAGGATCGCGGCGGCGGTGAGTGCGGGTTGAGGCCCGAAAGCGGGGCGCGAGCTGGGCGGGAGCCGCGGCGGAGCGGCCCTGGGGGCAGCTGTTCCGGAGGGTGGGTGAGGGGGACAGAGAACTGGTCTCAGGCAGCGAGGGGGTGGCGGGGCGGAAGGGACCGCGAGCCGCGCTTTCTCTCCCCGCAGTGCCCATGACGAAGTTAGCGCAGTGGCTTTGGGGACTGGCGCTCCTGGGCTCCACCTGGGCGGCTCTGACCACGGGAGCCCTGGGCCTGGAGCTGCCCTCGTCATGCCGGGAGGTGCTGTGGCCGCTGCCGGCCTACTTGCTGGTGTCCGCCGGCTGCTACGCCCTGGGCACTGTGGGCTACCGCGTGGCCACTTTCCATGACTGTGAGGACGCCGCTCGCGAGCTGCAGAGCCAGATCCAGGAGGCCCGGGCCGACTTGGCGCGCAGGGGCTTGCGCTTCTGACCCCCGGCCTCGTTCCCCCGCAGCCTCTCTCCCGCCGCCCATTAAAGAGCAGCTTATTTTCTAACTCTGTCTCGCTTATGGGGCGCGGGAGCTGGGGATTCCGTGCCCCAgccgtgggggagggggcgccttCCTGGGGTCACCTCCGCTCTTATCTAAGCATCCTTGTCTGTGTCCCGCCTCCTTCCTTGTTCCGGAGGAGGCTCCAGACCTCTCGAGAGGGAACTGTCATCTCACTTTCTTGGTCCTTTTGACGCCGGCAGGAAGGACTTCTGGAAATCCGAATTCTGTTCATTATGCCCGGGCTCCGAGCTCTGAAGGCCTTCCTAGGGCTCTTCGCCGTCCTGGTTCCTTCAGATTCGTCTTCTGAGCCGACCCCAGCCCGTGGAACAACTGTGGATCAGGCAGTgcaccttctgcccctcaccagaGCAGACAGGTTGAGAACCATCAAACAGAGACTACGCTTTGATGGGCAGGGGTAGGCACCGATTTATTTTAAGGCACATTCTAAGGATTTCACCTCAAGgtccacaatttaaaaatataatctgtaAAAAATAAGTGATTCATCTCCCAAGTCCCAGCCAATCTTCCAAGCAAAACACTTTCTTTGGTCCCTCGGTTCTCAGagctctttttcctttccacaaCCTGCTGTGCTCAAGGAGCCGGTCAGCACAAACAGCTGCGACAAGGAGCTCTCTTTGGTAGCAGATTGGCCTTAAGGTGCCCAGGGGTGGGGTGAACTCCCTCAGGTCTGCA
The window above is part of the Mustela nigripes isolate SB6536 chromosome 10, MUSNIG.SB6536, whole genome shotgun sequence genome. Proteins encoded here:
- the DPM3 gene encoding dolichol-phosphate mannosyltransferase subunit 3 yields the protein MTKLAQWLWGLALLGSTWAALTTGALGLELPSSCREVLWPLPAYLLVSAGCYALGTVGYRVATFHDCEDAARELQSQIQEARADLARRGLRF